CTGATTATAGCTCCAAAACCTAAAAGTTTTGAGTCTTGCTCTACTATAGCTATGCTAAAATCTATGGATAGAGATTTGTTATTTTTTCCAATAGCCGGTACTGATAGCAAATCATCAGAATATTTGCTGCTTTTTGATTTTACAGCGCTAAAAAAACCATCCCAGTGCCTTTTCCTATATTTTTCCGGTATTATAATATCAAGGCTTTGACCTATGGCTTCACTTGAACTGTAGCCAAATATTTTTTCACAGCCTCTGCTCCATATTTTAATAATACCATCTACATCACAAAACAAAATCCCATCGCCCACGCCATTAAAAATCGCCTCTAAAATTTGACAGTTTTGACTCATAAATAACTCCTTTCAATGTATTCTAAAAGTGCTTTTGCATTATTTAGAGGGCTTTTGGACGAATAAACAAGTGTGATAGTTCCAACTTTTGATTTTTCTACAATCATATCTAAAAGTTCTTTTTTGCTTGAGAGTTCATTAAAATAGCGTTCCTTAAACTCATCCCATTTTGTTTCATCATGAGCATACCACTTTCTAAGCTCACTGCTTGGTGCAATTTCTTTTAGCCACAAATCTATGTGTGCTTTTTGTTTTGAAATACTCCTTGGCCAGAGCCTATCAACCAGTATCCTATAGCCGTCTGTGTTCTCATATGAAGAGTAAGCGCTTTTTAGTTTTATCATAAGGCACCATTTTCTATGTTATTTATTAAGTATTCGATATATTTTTTTAGAGTCAGTGTATAAACCTTAGCGTTGTCTAATATATCTTGAGTGTTTAAATTTTCTTTTTCAACTTCTTCTTTGTATTCCAGTAACCATTTTTTTATCATATCCAGGCTTACCTCAATGTGAAACTGAAGACCGATTGCATTTTTATATACAAACCCCTGATTTTTATAAGAAGAAGATGAAAATACGCGTTGTGTATTATTTGGCAAGTCAAAAGTATCGTTGTGCCATTGAAATGCTTTGAATTTATCAGGAAAATTATAAAAGTATTCGTGGTTTGAAACTTTATGGATATCGAAAAAACCAATCTCTTTTGTATGTCCTTTATAAACCCTTGCACCCAAGACTCTAGCAAGCATTTGAGAACCTAAACATATACCTATAAGTGGTATATTGAGTGTTAGCGCTTCTTCTATAACTTTATACTCGTGCTTTAAAAACGGGAATTTATCTTCTTCATAGGCTCCCATGTAACCCCCAAGCACAAGTATCAGTGAATAATTTTTTAGATTGCCAGCTAATTGTCCTTTGAAGGCATCAATATAGCTTATTTGATAGTTTTTTTGTCTTAATACCTCTTCAAAAAGGCCAGCATGCTCAATTGCGACATTACGTATAGCAAGTAACTGTTTCATAAATTATCCCAATATCCCAATCTCTTTGTGTTTATCTGCTATTTGTTTTGCAAGGCCAGTTATCTTTTTAAAGTCTTCAGGTTTTGGTTTACCTTTTATATACACAGGTTCAAACAGTTCAACACTTAAGTTTGTAAGGTTGTTTTTTATATGTTCAACACCTTTGCCGCCCCACCCGAACGATCCAATGATGCCTGCAAATTTTGTTTTCGGTCTTAAGGCATTTGCAAGATATGCGGTAGTTATTATTTTAGGATGAACACCCGCTAGCACAAAAGGAGAGGCAAAAATCACAGTTGCTGCATCTACAAGATCCATAGCTATTTCTCCAAGACTTGATTGAGCAATATTGTATGGTCTTGCATATACGCCCTGCTCAATTAATGCATCTGATAAATAGTCAACGAGTTCTTTGGTGCTACCGTGCATGGATATATAGATTATAAGAGCTTCGTTGTCTACATTGTCTGATATCCATTTTTTATAAGCATCTATTATAAACTGTGGATTTTTATACACTACACCATGGCCTGGCAAAATCATGGAAGGATTTAATTCTTCTACTTTCTGAATGTTTTTTTGAATATTTTTTCTAAAAGGCATCATAATTTCTGCATAGTAGCGCTTTGCACCTTCATAGACTAACTTTTCATCTTTTGGTCCAAATATCTTGCTTGTTGCTATATGAGAACCAAAAAAGTCACAGGTAAAAAGCATCTTTTTCTCTACAAGGTAGACAGACATGGTTTCTGGCCAGTGGACCCATGGCGTAAAGACAAATTGAAGGGTTTTGTCGCCCAAGGATAAAGTATCGTTATCATTTATTATCATAAATCTGTCTTCATTAATATCAAGCAGGTCTATAAGTAGAGATTTGCATTTTTCATTTGTAACCACTTTTGCTTGAGGGTACCTTTCAAGCACTGCAGGTATTGAGCCAGAATGATCCTGTTCCGCATGATTTGCTATAATGTAGTCTATATTTTTTACATTCAAAATGTCTAAATTCCTCAAAAGCTCATGCTTTTTGCATGGATCAACACTATCAATTAAAGCTGTCTTTTGAGAACCAGATATCAAATATGAATTGTAGCTTGTGCCTTTTGGCAACTCAAGCAACTCATCAAAAATAGGCCTATCCCAATGCCTTGAACCTACATAGTAAACATCTTCGTCAACTTTTTGTACAGCCATTGTAAACCTCCTTGTAAAACGTAAGATAGTTTTTTATGTTAAATTTTTATTTTCAAAACTATCTTACAAAATGGGCGCACTCAATGCAAACTTTTTTACCATCTTCAATTTTTATATAATTTTGAGCTACTGCATCAGAGCAAACCTGACAAATTTCATAGTTAAATGTTATTGCTTCTTCTTTAGA
This region of Desulfurella sp. genomic DNA includes:
- a CDS encoding FprA family A-type flavoprotein encodes the protein MAVQKVDEDVYYVGSRHWDRPIFDELLELPKGTSYNSYLISGSQKTALIDSVDPCKKHELLRNLDILNVKNIDYIIANHAEQDHSGSIPAVLERYPQAKVVTNEKCKSLLIDLLDINEDRFMIINDNDTLSLGDKTLQFVFTPWVHWPETMSVYLVEKKMLFTCDFFGSHIATSKIFGPKDEKLVYEGAKRYYAEIMMPFRKNIQKNIQKVEELNPSMILPGHGVVYKNPQFIIDAYKKWISDNVDNEALIIYISMHGSTKELVDYLSDALIEQGVYARPYNIAQSSLGEIAMDLVDAATVIFASPFVLAGVHPKIITTAYLANALRPKTKFAGIIGSFGWGGKGVEHIKNNLTNLSVELFEPVYIKGKPKPEDFKKITGLAKQIADKHKEIGILG
- a CDS encoding DUF488 domain-containing protein; this translates as MIKLKSAYSSYENTDGYRILVDRLWPRSISKQKAHIDLWLKEIAPSSELRKWYAHDETKWDEFKERYFNELSSKKELLDMIVEKSKVGTITLVYSSKSPLNNAKALLEYIERSYL
- a CDS encoding type 1 glutamine amidotransferase codes for the protein MKQLLAIRNVAIEHAGLFEEVLRQKNYQISYIDAFKGQLAGNLKNYSLILVLGGYMGAYEEDKFPFLKHEYKVIEEALTLNIPLIGICLGSQMLARVLGARVYKGHTKEIGFFDIHKVSNHEYFYNFPDKFKAFQWHNDTFDLPNNTQRVFSSSSYKNQGFVYKNAIGLQFHIEVSLDMIKKWLLEYKEEVEKENLNTQDILDNAKVYTLTLKKYIEYLINNIENGAL
- a CDS encoding PAS domain S-box protein — translated: MSQNCQILEAIFNGVGDGILFCDVDGIIKIWSRGCEKIFGYSSSEAIGQSLDIIIPEKYRKRHWDGFFSAVKSKSSKYSDDLLSVPAIGKNNKSLSIDFSIAIVEQDSKLLGFGAIIRDATKSFLEKKQLKNEIEELKNKLKQFKEDV